The Paenibacillus macerans genome includes a window with the following:
- a CDS encoding substrate-binding domain-containing protein — protein MLCNSGGKPEKELYYLDMLRQNKVAGIVGITYNDIEDNVGPEIPMVSIDCHFNRPITCVTSDNFAGGRLALRELVKAGAQKPVFIGAVAAMPSEMMNRKAGFAYEARRLGVDYAIFERPDPIADEAAYFDEFFRIHRETDGVFAINDMFAAKYIDRAVQLGLKVPEDVKVIGYDGIQSHP, from the coding sequence ATGCTCTGCAATAGCGGCGGCAAGCCGGAAAAGGAGCTTTATTACCTGGATATGCTCCGGCAGAACAAAGTGGCCGGGATTGTGGGAATTACTTATAACGACATTGAGGACAATGTCGGCCCCGAAATTCCGATGGTCAGCATCGACTGCCATTTCAACCGCCCGATCACCTGCGTTACTTCGGACAATTTCGCAGGCGGCCGGCTCGCGTTGCGGGAGTTGGTTAAGGCCGGAGCTCAAAAGCCCGTCTTCATTGGAGCGGTTGCGGCCATGCCCAGCGAAATGATGAACCGCAAGGCGGGATTTGCGTATGAAGCGAGGCGGCTTGGCGTGGACTACGCCATATTTGAACGGCCGGATCCGATCGCGGACGAAGCCGCGTATTTCGATGAATTTTTCCGTATCCACCGGGAGACCGACGGCGTGTTTGCCATTAATGACATGTTCGCCGCCAAATATATCGACCGGGCGGTGCAGTTGGGACTGAAGGTTCCGGAGGATGTCAAGGTGATCGGTTACGACGGAATCCAGAGCCATCCTTAG
- a CDS encoding LacI family DNA-binding transcriptional regulator — MASIKDVAQMAGVAVGTVSRVINNSGPVKLETHRKVEEVIRRMNYVPNEVARNFKMQKSKMVALLLPSIWHSSFSELAYYVEDELDRSGLS; from the coding sequence ATGGCAAGTATCAAGGATGTCGCGCAAATGGCCGGAGTGGCGGTAGGAACGGTCTCCCGGGTCATCAACAACTCGGGGCCGGTCAAATTGGAAACGCACCGGAAGGTGGAAGAGGTCATCCGGCGGATGAACTATGTTCCCAATGAAGTAGCCAGGAACTTTAAAATGCAGAAGTCGAAAATGGTTGCGCTGCTGCTGCCCAGTATTTGGCACTCGTCCTTTTCCGAATTGGCTTATTATGTCGAGGACGAGCTCGATCGCAGCGGATTAAGCTGA
- a CDS encoding ArsR/SmtB family transcription factor, with the protein MTRSINTANTAEECDTSCLGSAADLAEVKAELIDDQAAVQLADWFKAFSDPTRVKIISALLKRELCVHDLTVLLEMGQSAVSHQLRYLRNLRIVKRRKVGKTVYYSLDDAHIEQIFLQTLQHTNHG; encoded by the coding sequence ATGACACGTTCTATAAATACGGCAAACACGGCAGAAGAATGCGATACGAGCTGCCTAGGATCGGCGGCGGATTTGGCTGAGGTCAAAGCGGAGCTCATCGATGACCAGGCGGCGGTTCAGCTTGCCGATTGGTTTAAGGCTTTCAGCGATCCGACACGCGTGAAAATCATCAGCGCCCTGCTAAAAAGGGAATTGTGCGTGCATGATTTGACGGTGCTGCTCGAAATGGGGCAGTCGGCCGTTTCCCACCAGCTGCGGTACCTGCGCAACCTGAGAATCGTTAAACGGCGCAAGGTTGGCAAGACGGTTTATTATTCGCTTGACGACGCTCACATCGAGCAAATTTTTCTCCAAACCCTTCAGCACACCAACCACGGATGA
- a CDS encoding heavy metal translocating P-type ATPase produces METAAGIVKRKFVLEGLDCANCAMKIENGVQNIDGVSACSVNFVNKTLTMEMVMDRSEEILEQTKKKIRALEPDVKVLEQGAAGIKRAHNHGHSRGHDHADDRGAEAAEDGHGHSHDHGAQSLKIMVARLAAGFVIGAAALSLSLGQELKLILFLASYLVVGGDIVYKALKNIVRGRVFDENFLMAIATVGAFVIGEYPEGVAVMFFYQIGELFQSIAVNRSRKSISALMDIRPDFANLKAGDEIKRVSPEEVRIGDFIVVRPGEKVPLDGKVAEGSSAMDTSALTGESVPREVAAGDDVLSGFINKHGVLTVEVTKVFGESTVAKILDLVENASSKKAPTENFITKFARYYTPFVVIVAALLAVLPPLIISGATFADWVYRALVFLVISCPCALVVSIPLGFFGGIGASSKNGVLVKGSNYLEALNDVKYVVFDKTGTLTKGAFKVNGIYPQNGWTEQELLRQAAFAEMHSTHPIAESIREAYGRELKEELLSGYNEISGHGIQVMFEGREVLAGNAKLMKRENIAFAAPAELGTIVHVAVGRQYAGYLVIADEVKEDSAQAIRSLKNLGVKKIVMLTGDIKAVGEAIGKKLGVDEVRAELLPQHKVEELEKIDRQKAGKEKIVFVGDGINDTPVLARADVGVAMGGLGSDAAIEAADIVIMTDEPSKLASAIHIAKSTRRIVWQNIIFALLVKAVFLLLGAFGIATMWEAVFSDVGVTLLAVLNAMRVLKIKPNLS; encoded by the coding sequence ATGGAAACGGCTGCAGGTATAGTTAAACGCAAATTCGTTCTGGAAGGCTTGGATTGCGCGAACTGCGCTATGAAAATCGAAAACGGTGTTCAGAACATTGACGGGGTTTCGGCTTGTTCGGTGAATTTTGTGAACAAAACGTTAACCATGGAAATGGTCATGGACCGCAGCGAGGAGATCCTTGAGCAGACCAAGAAAAAAATCCGCGCGCTGGAGCCTGACGTCAAAGTATTGGAGCAAGGAGCGGCGGGAATTAAACGTGCCCATAACCACGGCCACAGCCGCGGCCATGATCATGCTGACGATCGCGGTGCCGAAGCGGCTGAGGATGGACACGGCCATTCCCATGACCACGGGGCGCAAAGCCTTAAAATCATGGTCGCCCGCCTGGCTGCAGGTTTTGTCATCGGCGCGGCGGCGCTATCGTTATCCTTGGGTCAGGAGCTTAAGCTGATCCTGTTTCTGGCCTCCTACCTCGTTGTGGGCGGGGATATCGTCTACAAGGCGCTGAAAAACATCGTCAGAGGCCGGGTGTTCGATGAAAACTTCCTGATGGCGATCGCAACCGTCGGTGCGTTTGTGATCGGGGAGTACCCCGAAGGCGTGGCCGTCATGTTCTTTTACCAGATTGGTGAACTGTTCCAGAGCATTGCCGTCAACCGGTCGCGGAAATCGATCAGCGCGCTGATGGACATCCGCCCGGATTTTGCCAATTTGAAGGCGGGCGACGAGATCAAACGGGTGAGTCCGGAGGAAGTGCGGATCGGCGATTTCATCGTCGTTCGTCCTGGCGAGAAAGTACCGCTTGACGGTAAAGTCGCGGAAGGAAGCTCGGCTATGGATACCTCGGCGCTGACCGGCGAGTCCGTACCGCGCGAAGTGGCTGCCGGCGATGATGTGCTGAGCGGATTTATCAACAAACACGGGGTTTTGACGGTCGAGGTTACGAAGGTGTTTGGCGAGTCGACCGTGGCCAAAATTCTCGATCTGGTCGAGAACGCAAGCAGCAAAAAGGCTCCGACGGAAAACTTTATTACAAAATTTGCCCGTTACTATACGCCGTTTGTTGTCATCGTCGCCGCTTTGCTGGCCGTTCTTCCTCCGCTGATCATTAGCGGCGCGACCTTCGCGGATTGGGTATACCGGGCTCTGGTATTCCTGGTCATTTCCTGTCCTTGCGCCCTGGTGGTTTCAATTCCGCTCGGCTTCTTCGGCGGCATCGGCGCTTCCTCCAAGAACGGCGTGCTGGTTAAGGGCAGCAATTACCTGGAAGCGCTGAATGACGTCAAATACGTCGTGTTCGATAAAACGGGAACCCTGACCAAAGGCGCGTTTAAAGTTAACGGCATTTACCCGCAAAACGGATGGACCGAACAGGAACTGCTGCGTCAGGCCGCTTTTGCCGAAATGCACTCCACCCATCCGATCGCGGAGTCGATCAGGGAAGCTTACGGAAGGGAACTGAAAGAAGAGCTGCTCTCGGGGTACAACGAAATATCGGGCCACGGCATTCAGGTTATGTTCGAAGGCAGGGAGGTGCTGGCGGGCAACGCGAAGCTAATGAAGCGGGAAAATATCGCTTTCGCCGCGCCTGCCGAGCTGGGCACCATCGTGCATGTCGCGGTCGGCAGGCAATACGCCGGTTATTTGGTCATTGCCGACGAGGTTAAGGAGGATTCGGCACAGGCGATCCGTTCTCTGAAAAATCTCGGCGTGAAGAAGATTGTGATGCTGACGGGCGACATCAAGGCGGTGGGCGAAGCGATCGGCAAAAAGCTGGGCGTCGACGAGGTCCGGGCCGAACTGCTGCCGCAGCATAAGGTGGAGGAACTGGAGAAGATCGACCGCCAGAAAGCGGGCAAAGAAAAGATCGTGTTCGTCGGCGACGGGATCAACGACACGCCGGTGTTGGCCCGAGCGGATGTCGGCGTGGCCATGGGCGGCCTTGGGTCCGACGCGGCGATTGAAGCGGCCGATATCGTCATCATGACCGATGAGCCTTCCAAGCTGGCTTCGGCAATTCATATTGCGAAGAGCACCCGGCGCATCGTATGGCAGAACATTATTTTTGCGCTGCTCGTCAAAGCGGTTTTCCTGCTTCTGGGCGCGTTTGGGATTGCGACGATGTGGGAAGCGGTGTTCTCGGATGTAGGCGTCACTCTGCTTGCCGTTCTGAACGCGATGCGCGTATTAAAAATCAAGCCCAACTTGAGTTAA
- a CDS encoding transposase, with product MEANAGTELQPFSSRFNSEQDCMEALIAMKWPSGFVCPRCAHTRCSRLTSRHIPLFECGKCKHQTSPLVGTIFEGTHLPLVKWFQALDLFLLEGGISALRLRQVIRVAYKTAWSMLHKIRHAVGEFDARELLSGDVKVNSDQYGRNPSRCQLSHPYASAVVAGCTVTESGEPEQVKIRLVPHKRGGEKRADRHDLTAFIGGHVDVRTSAVQLFPQAFRLYAPLRRVVREAWESLKSTYGALGLKHLQAYLNEYTGRRRLRLSGGLPGAEETMRQKLLQMCVAIPAIPYRKLIARQPNQLLAAAA from the coding sequence ATGGAAGCCAATGCGGGAACGGAACTTCAACCATTCAGCAGCCGTTTTAACAGCGAGCAGGACTGCATGGAGGCGCTGATCGCGATGAAGTGGCCAAGCGGCTTTGTCTGCCCGCGCTGCGCTCACACCCGGTGCAGCCGTCTGACCTCCCGGCATATCCCCTTATTTGAGTGCGGAAAGTGCAAGCATCAAACATCGCCTTTGGTCGGCACGATTTTTGAAGGAACGCATCTCCCCCTGGTGAAGTGGTTTCAGGCGCTGGATTTGTTCCTGCTGGAGGGCGGCATCTCGGCGCTGCGGCTGCGCCAGGTGATCCGGGTCGCCTACAAGACCGCCTGGTCGATGCTGCACAAAATACGTCATGCCGTAGGGGAGTTCGATGCCCGGGAACTGCTCTCCGGAGACGTGAAGGTGAACAGCGATCAGTATGGGCGTAATCCGTCCCGGTGCCAGCTTTCGCATCCGTACGCCTCGGCGGTCGTAGCGGGCTGCACGGTAACAGAGTCGGGCGAGCCGGAGCAGGTCAAAATCCGCCTGGTGCCGCATAAGCGGGGAGGCGAAAAAAGGGCAGACCGTCACGATCTAACCGCGTTTATTGGCGGGCATGTGGATGTCCGTACATCGGCGGTACAGTTGTTCCCTCAGGCCTTTCGGCTGTATGCGCCCTTGCGGAGAGTGGTGAGAGAGGCGTGGGAATCGCTGAAGAGTACGTATGGAGCCTTGGGACTGAAGCATCTGCAGGCGTACCTGAACGAATACACCGGACGCCGCCGGTTGCGCCTGTCCGGAGGACTGCCCGGAGCGGAAGAAACGATGCGGCAGAAGTTGCTGCAGATGTGTGTGGCGATTCCGGCGATCCCTTACCGTAAGCTGATCGCGCGCCAACCGAACCAGCTCCTTGCGGCTGCGGCCTGA
- a CDS encoding cupin domain-containing protein yields MNINKLPQAKVLKLADEITVEQHQISSKTLVQRPNLGMTLFALDQGEEIKKHSSSGDAMVNVIEGTAEITIGDEVYTVREGETIIMPANIPHGLKAVEEAFKMLLIVVK; encoded by the coding sequence ATGAACATTAATAAATTACCGCAGGCAAAAGTATTAAAATTGGCGGATGAAATAACGGTTGAACAACACCAGATTTCCAGCAAAACGCTAGTGCAGCGTCCGAACCTTGGAATGACCTTGTTTGCGCTCGATCAAGGAGAAGAAATCAAAAAGCACTCTTCTTCCGGGGATGCGATGGTGAATGTCATCGAAGGCACAGCCGAGATTACGATCGGCGATGAAGTGTACACTGTTAGGGAAGGCGAAACTATTATTATGCCGGCAAACATTCCCCACGGCCTGAAGGCGGTAGAGGAAGCCTTTAAAATGCTGCTGATTGTTGTAAAGTGA
- a CDS encoding cupin domain-containing protein, with the protein MNLEPEKTFAVKELVQYRSQQINSRFFSYLGVDAVLFAFDDNESISSESAEAPKLLYVFEGQLEVAVDGKKLALNEGDSVVISAQKKHALQAAGRCKFVQIG; encoded by the coding sequence ATGAACCTTGAGCCGGAAAAAACGTTTGCCGTAAAGGAACTGGTGCAATACCGCAGCCAGCAAATTAACAGCCGCTTTTTTTCATATCTAGGCGTGGACGCGGTGCTTTTTGCCTTTGACGATAATGAAAGCATAAGCTCCGAATCTGCCGAGGCACCCAAATTGTTATATGTTTTTGAGGGACAGCTTGAAGTTGCCGTTGACGGGAAGAAGCTGGCATTAAACGAAGGGGATTCCGTCGTGATTTCGGCGCAAAAAAAACATGCCCTCCAAGCGGCGGGCAGATGCAAGTTCGTGCAAATTGGCTAA
- a CDS encoding FprA family A-type flavoprotein → MQPGFEISKDVYWIGKIDNREVPFHRLLLTKGTTYNSYLLKTGKPTVIDTVDMEFGREFADHVTELINPLDIQYIVINHTEPDHSGGLAALAARATNATIVCTEVAVPEIQQMYKLQHRQYLAVKDGDTLDIGGKTLLFKETPYLHTEETMITYCVEDKILFPCDIFSTHVAVNSLFADEAGFDVTEDFTGYYRAIIHPHRRYVRTLIEAVKDLDIQMIAPSHGFILRSDIGKYIRLYAELSTETKQDKKVAIVYATFKNNTKKMAQILKDSFEENRIGVELWDVDKADEADVLNSIAAADAVFIGSSTKYADMTGKLESLLKKLPDMNLEGKLGAAFGSYGWSGEAIEVVQDYLNATNMQVQSTSNVIKTTGMTHVEFPVRIRFTPNDEDKVRKIKNAAEFVADLLLSVI, encoded by the coding sequence ATGCAACCCGGATTCGAAATCAGCAAGGACGTATACTGGATCGGAAAAATCGACAACCGCGAGGTTCCCTTCCACCGGCTGCTTCTGACCAAAGGCACCACCTACAATTCCTATCTGCTGAAAACCGGCAAACCGACGGTGATCGACACCGTCGATATGGAATTCGGCAGAGAGTTCGCCGACCATGTCACCGAACTGATCAACCCGCTGGATATCCAATACATTGTCATCAACCATACCGAACCCGATCATTCGGGCGGACTAGCGGCGCTGGCCGCCAGGGCAACCAATGCCACGATTGTATGTACGGAAGTAGCCGTTCCGGAAATCCAGCAAATGTACAAGCTCCAGCACCGTCAATATCTGGCGGTCAAGGACGGCGATACACTGGATATCGGCGGCAAAACGCTTCTATTTAAAGAAACACCTTATTTGCACACCGAAGAAACGATGATCACTTACTGCGTGGAAGATAAAATCTTGTTTCCTTGCGACATTTTCAGTACCCATGTGGCCGTAAACAGCCTGTTTGCGGATGAAGCCGGGTTTGATGTCACCGAGGATTTTACCGGGTATTACCGGGCCATCATCCATCCGCACAGAAGATATGTGCGAACCTTAATCGAAGCCGTCAAAGACTTGGACATCCAAATGATCGCCCCGTCGCATGGTTTTATTCTCCGCAGCGACATCGGCAAATATATCCGTTTGTATGCCGAACTCAGCACGGAAACCAAGCAAGACAAAAAGGTGGCCATCGTTTATGCAACGTTTAAAAACAACACCAAAAAAATGGCCCAAATCCTAAAAGACAGCTTCGAGGAAAACCGTATCGGCGTTGAGCTATGGGACGTGGATAAAGCGGATGAAGCCGATGTGCTGAACAGCATCGCCGCTGCCGATGCCGTTTTTATCGGCAGCTCCACCAAATATGCGGATATGACCGGCAAGCTGGAAAGCCTGCTCAAGAAACTTCCGGACATGAATCTGGAAGGCAAGCTTGGCGCGGCTTTCGGTTCGTACGGATGGAGCGGCGAAGCGATCGAAGTCGTGCAGGATTACTTGAATGCCACAAATATGCAGGTGCAAAGCACCTCCAACGTGATCAAAACGACCGGCATGACCCACGTTGAATTCCCGGTGCGCATCCGGTTCACCCCTAATGACGAAGACAAAGTCAGAAAAATCAAAAACGCCGCCGAGTTCGTCGCGGATCTGCTGCTTAGCGTGATCTAG
- a CDS encoding NAD(P)/FAD-dependent oxidoreductase: MSEHRHYVIVGGGVAAISAAKAIRERQEAAEISIFGDESGLPYNRVKLSKGLFTDLHSDNVLIKKEKWYHEHKIAYHAGTPVVSIDPDSRTVMTGDGQAVQYDKLLLCTGAVNRKLNLEGASLPHVHNIRSRNDADKLKQALQGGDRICVIGGGIQGVETAWSLNRAGYSVTIVEASPRLMARQLDERAAAILTEKIAEQGTEIRLGQGVRRIAGISGVEGVELEDGSFLPCEHVVYSIGVIPNAELARQSGLEVGAGIVVNEHMQTSAEHIYAAGDVAEFRGRAEGLWNSAMEQGKIAGTNMAGHAAVYRRPVPMTVSNAFNAPLFSIGLTDEQQCDNSLCGPDSGPYKRIFIKNGAICGAVVFANVSAALPYKAAIEQSLEITETELVRSLIH; the protein is encoded by the coding sequence ATGTCTGAACATCGTCATTACGTTATTGTTGGCGGCGGCGTGGCCGCCATCAGCGCGGCCAAAGCGATCCGCGAACGGCAGGAAGCGGCGGAAATTTCCATTTTCGGCGACGAATCCGGCCTTCCTTATAATCGAGTGAAATTGTCCAAAGGATTATTCACCGATTTGCACAGCGACAATGTGTTGATTAAGAAGGAAAAATGGTACCACGAGCATAAAATTGCTTATCATGCCGGGACACCAGTTGTTTCCATTGATCCGGACTCCAGGACGGTCATGACCGGAGACGGCCAAGCAGTGCAGTACGACAAGCTGCTGCTCTGCACGGGAGCCGTGAACCGCAAGCTGAATCTTGAAGGCGCGTCTTTGCCTCATGTGCACAATATCCGCAGCAGAAACGACGCGGACAAGCTGAAACAAGCTTTGCAGGGCGGAGACCGAATCTGCGTCATCGGCGGCGGCATTCAAGGGGTGGAAACCGCCTGGTCCCTGAACCGGGCCGGATATTCCGTCACGATAGTCGAAGCGTCGCCGCGGCTGATGGCCCGCCAACTGGATGAACGGGCTGCGGCCATTCTAACAGAAAAAATCGCCGAACAGGGAACTGAGATAAGGTTGGGACAAGGCGTCCGCAGAATTGCCGGCATTAGCGGCGTCGAAGGCGTGGAGCTTGAAGACGGTTCATTTTTGCCCTGCGAGCATGTCGTATATTCGATCGGGGTGATTCCCAATGCTGAGTTAGCCCGCCAAAGCGGACTTGAAGTCGGAGCGGGGATTGTCGTTAACGAGCACATGCAAACCAGCGCCGAACACATTTATGCCGCCGGCGATGTTGCCGAATTTCGCGGCAGGGCGGAAGGCCTGTGGAACAGCGCCATGGAACAAGGCAAAATCGCCGGGACCAACATGGCGGGCCATGCCGCCGTTTACCGCCGGCCGGTGCCGATGACCGTATCCAATGCGTTTAATGCTCCTTTGTTCTCCATCGGCCTGACGGATGAGCAGCAATGCGACAATAGCCTTTGCGGTCCGGATTCTGGGCCTTACAAACGGATTTTTATCAAAAACGGGGCGATTTGCGGAGCTGTTGTTTTTGCCAATGTCAGCGCTGCTCTGCCTTATAAAGCGGCCATAGAGCAATCCCTTGAAATCACGGAAACGGAGCTTGTCCGCAGTTTAATCCATTAA
- the rd gene encoding rubredoxin — MKKYICQPCGYIYDPAVGDPGEGISPGTAFEDLPEDWVCPVCGEDKSQFLPIED; from the coding sequence ATGAAAAAATATATATGCCAGCCTTGCGGTTATATCTACGATCCGGCCGTGGGAGATCCCGGTGAAGGTATTTCGCCGGGGACCGCTTTTGAAGACCTTCCCGAAGACTGGGTATGTCCGGTTTGCGGCGAAGACAAAAGCCAGTTTCTGCCTATTGAAGATTAG
- a CDS encoding Crp/Fnr family transcriptional regulator, which produces MESCRHCSEALCTRKVPIFASLSEEDLAKISTMIKHRKYRKGQALILEEQPSETLFIVREGYVKLLKITAQGKEQILRVLSTGEFFGELSIFNSGETSNFSAYALEDTDVCLLTKKDMGLIIQENPDITLKLLQSITKRLAATENLAQSLATNDPEIRIAYMILELGRKYGKADQDQDRIKIRLPLSREEMANYVGVTRETISRKFSKFEQAGIIELNGTRELTICDIQKLNDYID; this is translated from the coding sequence ATGGAAAGCTGCCGCCATTGCAGCGAGGCGCTGTGCACCCGCAAAGTTCCTATATTTGCTTCGTTGTCCGAAGAGGATCTGGCCAAGATCAGCACGATGATCAAACATCGGAAATATCGCAAGGGACAAGCGTTGATTTTGGAAGAACAACCTTCGGAAACTTTGTTTATTGTCCGCGAGGGTTACGTGAAGCTGTTGAAAATTACGGCGCAAGGCAAAGAGCAAATTTTGCGCGTTCTTTCGACGGGTGAGTTTTTCGGCGAATTGAGTATATTCAACAGCGGCGAGACCAGCAACTTTAGCGCCTATGCGCTGGAAGACACCGATGTTTGCCTGTTGACCAAAAAGGATATGGGACTGATCATTCAGGAAAATCCGGATATTACGTTAAAGCTGCTGCAGAGCATTACCAAGCGCTTGGCCGCTACGGAGAACCTGGCGCAAAGTCTGGCCACAAACGATCCCGAAATCCGCATCGCTTATATGATTTTGGAGCTTGGCCGCAAATACGGCAAAGCGGATCAGGATCAAGATCGCATTAAGATCAGACTTCCGTTATCGCGTGAAGAGATGGCCAACTATGTAGGCGTTACAAGAGAAACCATCAGCCGCAAGTTCAGTAAATTCGAGCAGGCGGGAATTATTGAACTCAACGGAACACGGGAGCTTACGATTTGCGATATCCAAAAACTGAATGACTATATTGATTAA
- a CDS encoding MFS transporter has product MEYILKGTRSFRNTALAMFAGGFCTFAVLYCLQPLMPEFSREFGVSPAVASLSLSISTLTMAVTMLFVGAVSDSLGRKVVMGCSLFGAALVALLIAFSPGFGALLALRVVQGIVLAGLPAIAMTYLSEEIDPASLGYAMGLYISGNSVGGMGGRVITGMLTDAFDWRVAVGAIALFSLAAVLLFWRWLPASRHFKRQTFAFGDILSTLLGQCKDVRLLCLYGLGFVLMGSFVTLFNYIGYRLTAPPYELSQTLVGWIFIVYVMGTISSTWMGKLADQYGRYAVMGLALGMMLAGALLTLAGSLGMIIAGISVFTFGFFGGHSIASSWIGIIATEHKSQASSLYLFFYYVGSGVSGTIGGLFYSSYGWNGLIAMLACFLLAGLLLSFVLRQRGAEQTDHMI; this is encoded by the coding sequence ATGGAATATATCCTGAAAGGCACGCGGTCATTTCGGAACACCGCCCTGGCGATGTTCGCCGGGGGGTTCTGCACCTTTGCGGTTTTGTATTGCCTGCAGCCGCTGATGCCCGAATTTTCCCGGGAGTTTGGCGTTTCGCCGGCGGTTGCCAGCTTGTCGCTGTCGATTTCAACGCTGACGATGGCGGTCACGATGCTGTTTGTCGGGGCGGTTTCGGACAGTCTGGGCCGCAAGGTGGTCATGGGCTGCTCGCTGTTTGGGGCGGCGCTCGTCGCCCTGCTCATTGCCTTCAGTCCGGGATTTGGTGCCCTGCTCGCGCTTCGCGTCGTGCAGGGCATCGTACTTGCCGGCCTGCCGGCGATCGCCATGACCTACCTGAGCGAGGAGATCGATCCGGCCAGCCTTGGCTATGCCATGGGGCTGTACATCAGCGGCAATTCGGTGGGCGGTATGGGCGGCCGCGTGATCACCGGCATGCTGACGGATGCTTTTGACTGGCGGGTGGCGGTAGGGGCAATCGCTTTGTTTAGTCTGGCGGCGGTGCTGCTCTTTTGGCGTTGGCTGCCCGCTTCCCGCCATTTTAAACGCCAGACGTTTGCCTTTGGGGACATTTTGTCCACACTGCTTGGCCAATGCAAGGATGTGCGCCTGCTTTGTTTGTACGGGCTCGGTTTTGTCCTGATGGGCAGCTTTGTCACCTTGTTCAATTATATCGGCTACCGGCTGACGGCTCCGCCGTACGAATTGAGCCAGACGCTGGTGGGGTGGATTTTCATCGTTTATGTGATGGGAACGATCAGCTCCACATGGATGGGCAAGCTGGCCGACCAATACGGCCGGTATGCCGTGATGGGTCTGGCGCTGGGCATGATGCTGGCCGGCGCCCTGCTGACGCTCGCGGGAAGTTTGGGCATGATCATCGCCGGCATCTCAGTGTTTACCTTTGGTTTCTTTGGAGGACATTCCATTGCCAGCAGCTGGATCGGCATTATCGCCACCGAACACAAATCTCAGGCTTCATCGCTGTATTTGTTCTTTTATTATGTAGGTTCCGGCGTAAGCGGCACCATCGGAGGGCTTTTCTATTCCAGTTACGGCTGGAATGGCCTCATCGCCATGCTGGCCTGTTTTCTGCTCGCCGGTCTTTTGTTGAGCTTCGTACTGCGTCAACGGGGTGCGGAGCAAACCGATCATATGATTTGA